Proteins found in one Brachypodium distachyon strain Bd21 chromosome 5, Brachypodium_distachyon_v3.0, whole genome shotgun sequence genomic segment:
- the LOC104585249 gene encoding RNA polymerase II C-terminal domain phosphatase-like 2 gives MASTTPSPAGTAVQPSSLPLFEGDAFLGEVEVVAPENYHPFPSWTEIRVTGRSPPSQTCPPVAVLQMISPESMMICKLRPKQQPRSALHALHSACLNQRMTAVVDVARGKEELHLVAMKSCKNATPCGFWCWSVPRGLYAANLRMLDGRRLAVVLDLDETLVASNNMSTFEHRMDKLKGWLLECNVNDASNMKAISDELCRTSNDMDLLVDFADKGAIVIDNQEVISRGEEVRLRAPAGHIKGIRPVIRDVPSRNNVVLTCINPQVPETSVFVNIRPGWDDLRTYLSGIEHLFEVYVCTMGGIDYAHEVWRLLDPEAGLISPEEISQRIISAKSDSKKSLQRVFQESLCHPIMAVVIDDRSEVWDDKDKQRVIEIRAYNPSACPEDKAVNGLSVLENLRRALSDLHENFFREFDENLIKKGDVEVMYENEALDLLYPPSNMFHYSPWKKGNNIAQPSDAPAPEDTSGAQVKRGA, from the exons ATGGCCTCTACCACCCCCTCGCCTGCCGGGACCGCCGTCCAGCCCAGCAGCCTGCCTTTGTTCGAGGGCGACGCATTCCTCGGCGAGGTCGAGGTGGTCGCCCCGGAAAACTACCACCCGTTCCCCAGTTGGACCGAGATCCGCGTCACCGGCCGTTCGCCGCCCAGCCAGACGTGCCCTCCTGTCGCCGTCCTACAGATGATCAGCCCTGAATCAATGATGATCTGCAAGCTCCGGCCAAAACAGCAGCCCAGATCTGCCCTGCACGCCCTCCACTCCGCCTGCCTCAACCAACGCATG ACCGCCGTGGTGGATGTTGCCAGAGGGAAGGAGGAGCTGCACCTCGTGGCCATGAAAAGCTGCAAGAACGCCACGCCATGTGGCTTCTGGTGCTGGTCGGTACCACGCGGGCTCTATGCGGCCAACCTCCGGATGCTCGATGGGCGGCGCCTGGCCGTCGTGCTGGACCTTGACGAGACCCTGGTGGCCTCCAACAACATGAGCACCTTCGAGCACCGAATGGACAAACTCAAGGGGTGGCTCCTGGAGTGCAACGTCAATGATGCTTCCAATATGAAGGCCATCTCGGACGAGCTCTGTAGGACTTCCAATGACATGGACTTGCTCGTGGATTTCGCGGACAAGGGCGCCATCGTCATCGACAACCAGGAAGTGATCAGCCGTGGTGAGGAGGTGCGACTGCGTGCTCCTGCTGGGCATATTAAGGGGATCCGGCCTGTCATCAGGGACGTGCCGAGCAGGAATAATGTGGTTCTCACGTGCATCAATCCACAG GTTCCTGAGACTAGTGTTTTTGTAAACATAAGACCTGGTTGGGATGATTTAAGGACTTACTTATCAGGCATTGAACACCTATTTGAGGTCTATGTATGTACAATGGGTGGAATAGATTATGCTCATGAGGTATGGAGACTGCTTGACCCAGAAGCCGGATTGATCAGTCCAGAGGAGATTTCACAACGTATAATATCTGCGAAGTCAG ATTCCAAGAAATCACTTCAGCGTGTGTTTCAAGAGAGTTTATGCCACCCAATTATGGCTGTGGTAATTGATGACCGGTCTGAAGTTTGGGATGATAAAGATAAACAACGAGTTATTGAAATCCGAGCTTACAATCCATCAGCTTGCCCAGAAGACAag GCGGTGAATGGTCTTTCTGTGCTTGAGAATCTAAGAAGAGCTCTCTCGGATCTTCATGAAAATTTCTTCAG AGAGTTTGATGAAAATCTAATAAAGAAAGGAGATGTGGAAGTAATGTATGAAAATGAGGCATTAGATCTTCTGTACCCTCCCAGCAATATGTTTCACTACAGCCCATGGAAAAAG GGCAATAATATTGCACAACCTAGTGATGCTCCTGCACCAGAGGATACAAGTGGAGCTCAAGTAAAGAGGGGAGCTTGA